A window of the Arachis duranensis cultivar V14167 chromosome 5, aradu.V14167.gnm2.J7QH, whole genome shotgun sequence genome harbors these coding sequences:
- the LOC107488397 gene encoding GDSL esterase/lipase At4g10955, whose product MASERESFDLSGPLYLTHVDWDNPNHRKSVAASLVQGVYVLEKDRQDRREGTDALASPWWVFFNFQLLHKLVDDVDSSIFGAIYEFKPPSTYCNVTLHRSPHYVIAFRGTITKADSVSRDIELDMHFVRNGLHQTSRYEIAIQAVRNMIATVGDSGIWLAGHSLGSAVSLLCGKTMAKSGNFIESFLFNPPYVSAPIERIKDKKVKHGLRIAGSVITAGLTLAVKAKQKKSLSSDPFAAFSAWVPCLFVNPSDHICSEYIGYFEHRKKMEEIGAGSIERLATQNSLGCLLMGAFGKESEPLHLIPSASVTVNLTPSRDFKDAHGIHQWWKPHLHLQSKLYKY is encoded by the exons ATGGCCTCTGAGAGGGAAAGTTTTGACCTCTCTGGACCCTTATATCTAACGCATGTTGACTG GGATAATCCGAATCATCGAAAGTCAGTTGCTGCTAGTTTGGTCCAAGGTGTTTATGTGCTAGAAAAGGATAGACAAGATCGACGCGAAGGGACAGATGCTCTAGCATCGCCTTGGtgggttttcttcaactttcAGTTACTCCACAAACTTGTGGATGATGTTGATTCCTCTATTTTTGGTGCAATCTATGAGTTCAAGCCTCCATCAACTTACTGCAATGTCACTCTTCATAGAAGTCCACACTATGTCATTGCCTTCAGGGGAACCATAACGAAGGCAGACTCAGTTTCGCGTGATATTGAGCTGGATATGCATTTTGTGCGAAATGGTCTTCATCAAACTTCGCGCTATGAAATAGCTATCCAAGCTGTTCGAAACATGATAGCTACTGTTGGTGATTCAGGTATCTGGTTGGCTGGTCACTCTTTAGGATCGGCAGTGTCATTGCTTTGTGGGAAAACCATGGCCAAGAGTGGGAATTTCATTGAATCATTTCTTTTCAACCCTCCATATGTGTCTGCTCCAATTGAGAGAATAAAGGATAAGAAAGTGAAGCATGGGCTTAGAATTGCTGGCAGTGTGATAACAGCTGGACTCACCCTTGCTGTGAAAGCTAAGCAGAAGAAGAGTTTGTCATCTGATCCTTTTGCTGCTTTCTCTGCTTGGgttccatgcttgtttgtgaATCCATCAGATCATATATGCTCTGAGTATATTGGATACTTTgaacatagaaaaaaaatggaggagattGGTGCAGGGAGCATTGAGAGGTTAGCCACACAAAACTCCCTTGGGTGTCTGCTGATGGGTGCATTTGGGAAGGAATCTGAACCACTGCACCTCATTCCTTCTGCTTCTGTTACAGTGAATTTGACTCCTTCAAGAGATTTCAAAGATGCTCATGGGATTCACCAGTGGTGGAAACCTCACTTGCACCTTCAATCCAAACTCTACAAATACTAA
- the LOC107488396 gene encoding uncharacterized protein LOC107488396: MMIAKPQRPPPSGGTNLASCLVATIFLIFILIAIFLVYFILFRPQDPKIAVSAVQLPSFSFSASNATANFTFSQYASVTNPNRATFSHYDSSLQLLYSGNQVGFMFIPAGTIEAQTTKYMAATFHVQSFPLSPSSQALSVGPAAVSSGGVIGRVGPALEMESRISMAGRVRVLHLFSHHVEAKTRCRIAVLVTDGSIIGFHC; encoded by the coding sequence ATGATGATTGCGAAGCCGCAAAGGCCGCCACCGTCAGGGGGCACCAACCTAGCGTCTTGTTTGGTGGCCACcatcttcttgatcttcatcCTCATCGCCATCTTTCTTGTTTACTTCATACTCTTCAGGCCTCAGGATCCCAAGATCGCCGTCAGCGCCGTCCAGCTcccctccttctccttctccgccTCCAACGCCACCGCCAACTTCACCTTCTCACAGTACGCCTCCGTCACCAACCCCAACCGCGCTACCTTCTCCCACTACGACAGCTCCCTCCAGCTCCTCTACTCCGGCAACCAGGTCGGCTTCATGTTCATCCCCGCCGGCACCATCGAAGCCCAAACCACAAAGTACATGGCCGCCACCTTCCACGTGCAGTCTTTCCCCTTGTCACCTTCATCTCAGGCGCTGAGCGTGGGTCCCGCCGCCGTCTCTAGTGGCGGCGTCATTGGTAGAGTGGGCCCCGCGTTGGAAATGGAGTCGAGGATTTCGATGGCTGGGCGCGTGAGGGTTCTGCACCTCTTCAGCCATCACGTGGAAGCCAAGACTCGTTGCAGAATTGCAGTTTTAGTCACCGATGGATCCATCATAGGTTTTCATTGCTAA
- the LOC107488394 gene encoding phosphatidylinositol 4-kinase gamma 2 has protein sequence MSAADVALSPIRQESAHWLGPLSGESILIYLTVDGVMTPMRVLESDSISSVKMRIQTCTGVSGKKQKLVSNGRELARNDSLIKDYGVTSGNVVHLVLRLSDLIFIVVRTTTEKEVEFRVDRHRNVAYLKQHIKKKGKGSIDIENEEFFCDGEKLDDQKLFHDICKSDDDVIHLIVKKSSAQVKATPVQKDLELSVEAATAPCVDGENTNQATKIPPPGVDFLLEPVIVNPKINFFPFLWDMINSTFDGLKNKHNPIRSSEGTGGAYLMQDSSGMEYVSVFKPIDEEPMAVNNPQGLPLSSNGEGLKRGTKVGEGAVREVAAYVLDHPRAEPRLVSGEAVGFAGVPPTAMVRCLHEAFNHPDGYACSAKHVKMGSLQMYMNNDGNCEDIGPGAFPVEEVHKITLLDIRMANADRHAGNILFKKEAGGHISLIPIDHGYCLPEQFEDCTFDWLYWPQARQPYSADTVDYIRSLDAEKDIELLKYYGWDVPVECARILRVSTMLLKKGVERGLTPYDIGSIMCRQNFKQESAIEKIVYEAQESLLPGMEESAFLESVSKIMDSWLDKLSK, from the exons ATGTCAGCTGCTGATGTTGCTTTGAGTCCGATTCGGCAAGAATCGGCACATTGGCTTGGACCTCTCTCTGGTGAATCCATATTGATATATCTCACTGTGGATGGTGTTATGACTCCAATGCGTGTGTTGGAGTCAGATTCCATTTCTTCAGTGAAAATGAGGATTCAAACATGCACTGGAGTCTCAGGGAAGAAGCAAAAGCTTGTCTCTAATGGCAGAGAGCTTGCCCGCAATGATTCACTCATCAAGGATTACGGTGTCACTTCTGGGAATGTTGTTCATTTGGTTCTTCGTCTCTCTGATCTTATCTTCATTGTTGTAAGGACCACGACTGAGAAGGAGGTGGAGTTTCGTGTCGATCGGCATAGGAATGTTGCGTACCTCAAGCAGCATATTAAGAAGAAGGGGAAAGGCTCCATTGATATTGAAAATGAAGAATTTTTCTGTGATGGGGAAAAGCTTGATGATCAAAAGCTATTCCATGACATATGCAAGAGTGATGATGATGTGATTCATTTGATAGTTAAGAAATCATCAGCACAGGTTAAGGCCACACCAGTTCAAAAGGATTTGGAGCTTTCTGTTGAGGCTGCAACTGCACCATGTGTAGATGGAGAGAATACTAATCAAGCAACTAAGATTCCTCCACCTGGTGTAGATTTTTTGTTGGAACCAGTTATTGTGAATCCTAAGATCAATTTTTTCCCTTTCCTTTGGGACATGATCAACTCCACATTTGATGGTTTGAAGAATAAACATAATCCTATTAGGTCTTCTGAGGGCACAGGTGGTGCTTACCTCATGCAAGATTCATCAGGGATGGAATATGTTTCTGTGTTTAAGCCAATTGATGAGGAGCCAATGGCCGTGAACAATCCTCAAGGCCTGCCACTTTCGTCAAACGGCGAAGGGTTGAAAAGAGGGACAAAGGTGGGGGAAGGCGCCGTGAGAGAAGTCGCTGCATATGTATTGGATCATCCAAGGGCCGAGCCGCGTTTGGTGTCTGGTGAGGCTGTAGGCTTTGCTGGTGTTCCACCTACTGCTATGGTCAGGTGTTTGCATGAAGCATTTAATCACCCAGATGGATATGCTTGCTCAGCCAAGCATGTCAAGATGGGGTCATTGCAGATGTACATGAACAATGATGGCAACTGCGAGGACATTGGACCCGGTGCTTTTCCAGTGGAGGAGGTACATAAGATTACTCTTCTTGATATAAGAATGGCCAATGCAGATAGGCATGCTGGGAACATTTTGTTCAAGAAGGAGGCAGGTGGCCACATTTCTCTCATTCCTATTGATCACGGCTACTGTCTACCGGAACAA TTTGAAGATTGCACATTTGATTGGCTATACTGGCCCCAAGCACGCCAACCTTACTCTGCTGATACAGTTGATTATATTAGGTCCCTGGATGCTGAGAAAGATATAGAACTTCTGAAATATTATGGGTGGGATGTTCCAGTTGAGTGTGCACGTATACTCCGCGTCTCCACAATGTTATTGAAGAAAGGGGTTGAGAGAGGTCTCACTCCTTATGACATTGGAAGCATCATGTGCAggcaaaatttcaagcaagaaTCAGCGATTGAGAAGATTGTTTATGAGGCACAGGAATCATTGTTACCTGGCATGGAGGAATCTGCATTTCTTGAATCTGTCTCGAAGATCATGGATTCCTGGCTCGATAAGCTTTCAAAATAG